GTTGCGGCAGGTCCGCGGTTCCGGCCCGCAAGGATCTTCCGATTGCCCGTGATCCCCGGCTGTCGGCGTCGTTGGTACGTACGGGGGACACAAGGTCAGCGTTCAGCCCAGGTGGGCGGCCCAAGAGCGCGGTACCGATGTGCAACGCAACTGTTACAGCTGGAGGACCAACAGCCGTGGCCGTGACCGAACCTGCCCCGGTGGCGCTGCCCGCCGCGCACGAGGGGATTCTGCGCCGACAGTCGCTCCGCGAATCGGCAGCCCGTACGTACGCGCGCTCGCTGCCCATCGTTCCCGTACGGGCCCGGGGGCTGACGATCGAGGGAGCGGACGGGCGGCGCTATCTCGACTGCCTTTCCGGCGCGGGCACCTTGGCGCTCGGCCACAACCACCCCGTGGTGCTCGAGGCGATCAGGAAGGTCATCGACTCGGGGGCGCCGCTGCACGTCCTCGACCTCGCCACCCCGGTCAAGGACGCTTTCACCACCGAGCTGTTCGCCACGCTGCCGCGGCAGTTCGCCGACAACGCGCGGATCCAGTTCTGCGGACCGGCCGGCACCGACGCGGTCGAGGCGGCCCAAACAAGCTCGTCCGCACCTCGACCGGCCGCAGTGGCCTCCTCGCCTTCACCGGCGCGTACCACGGGATGACGGCCGGGGCGCTCGACGTCTCGGGCGGCGCCACCGACGTACGCGTGACCCGGCTGCCCTTCCCGCAGAACTACCGCTGCCCCTTCGGGATCGGCGGCGAACGTGGCGCCGAACTCGCCGCCCGCTGGACGGAGAGCCTGCTCGACGACCCCAAGGGCGGCGTGCCCACGCCGGCCGGGATGATCCTGGAACCGGTGCAGGGGGAGGGGGGAGTGATCCCCGCCCCCGACGACTGGATGCGCAGGATGCGTGAGATCACCGCCGCCCGTTCCATCCCCCTGATTGCCGACGAAGTGCAGACGGGAGTCGGGCGGACCGGCACCTTCTGGGCGGTCGAACACAGCGGAGTCGTGCCCGATGTGATGGTGCTCTCCAAGGCAATCGGCGGGTCCCTTCCGCTCGCTGTGATCGTCTACCGGTCCGAACTCGACGCCTGGCAGCCCGGCGCCCACGCGGGCACCTTCCGCGGCAACCAACTCGCCATGGCAGCAGGCGCCGCCACCCTCGCGTTCGTACGCGAGAACAGGCTCGCCGACCGCGCGGCCACCCTCGGCGCCCGAATGCTGGGCCGCCTGCAAGGGCTGGCCGCAGCCCACTCCTGCATCGGAGACGTACGAGGCCGGGGCCTGATGATCGGCGTCGAGCTCGTCGACCCGGACGCCGCTGCCCCCGACGCCCTGGTCCCGCCGACCGCACCCGCCCTCGCCGCCGCCGTCCAGCAGGAGTGCCTGAACCGCGGGCTCATCGTCGAACTCGGCGGACGCCACTCCGGTGTCGTACGGCTGCTCCCTCCCCTCACCCTCACCGACGAACAGGCCGGGGCCGTACTCGACCGCTTTGCCGACGCCCTGGCAGCCGCCGAGCGCTCCATGCACGACAGCACCGACAGCGGGCAGTCCTGCTGACCCGGACAAAACACAAGGAAGCCCTGCCGTGAACCCCACCCCCGTACCCGATGTGCCCGAGGCCGACGGCCGTCCCACCACTTACCACCGAGGACAGGGCGAAATGTGCGGCCCCCTCACGGCCGAGGCGGCGACGGTGCCGCGCCAACAGACGGGGGGTCTCGGTGAACAGCTCACCTCCTCCGCAGGCTCGCCCCCCGGCGCCCGATCGGCGCAACTCCTGGACCACCCGGACCCGTACCGCGCAGCCGACGCGGCGGCCGTCGAGAATCTGCTCCGCTGCTGGGTACGGGAGAACAGCCTCCCCGAGCCGGACGGAGCCACCCTGCGCATCCCGCTGAGTGCCAGCGGCACCGCGCTGCTCGTGCCCGTCCGGTACTGGTCGGCCACCGGATGGCACCGCTTCGGCCTGCCCGCCCTGGAGGGAGGACAGCAGGACGCCCCCGGCGCGGACGCCGTCACCGTCGCCGCGCTCCTCGGCCGGGAAGCGGGCCAGAGCGAAGGAGCCGAACTGGTCGGCCGGGTCGCCGACTCGGTACGGCGCACTGCCGAATTCATCACCGACCGCCGCGCACGCCCCACACCCGCGCCCGAGGCGGATCTCTTCCTCACCGCAGAACAGTCGCTCCTGTTCGGCCACCCCCTGCACCCGACGCCCAAGAGTCGCGAGGGGCTCTCCGAGGCCGAAGTGGGGCTCTACTCACCGGAGTTGTACGGCTCCTTCCCGCTGCACTGGATGGCCGTCGACCGATCTGTCCTGGCCACCGACTCGGCCTGGACCGAACAGGGCCGCACCCTGCCGGCCGAGCAACTCACCGCCCGACTCTGCGGAGACCTCCAACTCCCCGACCACACGGTTCCCTTGCCGCTGCACCCCTGGCAGGCCCGCGAACTGAAGCACCGCCCCGCCGTCGCCGCCCTCCTCGACGCCGGTCTCCTGCACGACCTCGGTCCCTACGGAGAGCGGTGGCACCCCACGTCGTCGGTCCGCACCGTCCACCGTCCCGGCGCCCCGGCCATGCTCAAGCTCTCCCTCGGCGTACGCATCACCAACTCCCGTCGTGAGAACCTCCGCAAAGAACTCCACCGCGGCGTCGAGGTGCACCGGCTGCTCCGCACCGGCCTCGCCGATCAGTGGCGGGCCGCCCACCCCGGCTTCGACATCGTGCGGGACCCGGCCTGGCTGGCCGTCGACACCGCCGACGGCGAACCCGTGCCCGGACTCGACGTCATGCTGCGCCACAACCCGTTCGGCCTCGGGGACGACGCCGTCTGCATCGCCGGACTGACCGCGCTCCGGCCCTGGCCGGGCCGCGCCGTAATGCACTCGCGCCTCGCCGACACCGTGGAACGGCTCTCCGCGCACACCGGCCGTCCCACCGGCGCGGTCGCCGCCGAGTGGTTCCTGCGCTACCTCGACCATGTCGTGCGTCCGGTGCTCTGGCTGGACGCCACCGCCGGTATCGCTCTCGAAGCCCACCAACAGAACACGCTGGTGATCCTCGACCCCGACGGGTGGCCCGTCGGCGGCCGCTACCGCGACAACCAGGGCTACTACTTCCGCGAGTCCCACCGCGCCGAACTCGAGCACCGCCTCCCCGGCATCAGCACAGTCAGCGACACGTTTGTATCCGACGACGTCACCGACGAGCGCTTCGCCTACTACCTCGGCATCAACAACGTCCTCGGGCTGATCGGCGCCTTCGGATCTCAGCACCTCGCCGACGAGCGCGTACTCATCGCCGCCTTCCGACAGTTCCTCGCCGCGAACACCGGCCTCGGCTCGCCGCTGCCCGGGCAACTTCTCGAAGCAGCCACGCTGCGGTCCAAGGCCAACCTGCTCACCCGGCTGCACGGCCTCGACGAACTCGTCGGTCCTGTCGACACCCAGTCCGTCTACGTCACCATCACCAACCCCCTTCGTCCCTGAGGGAACACAACCCGACCGAACTGCGAGAGGAGAGCGCCACCGTGCCTCCCACCGATGCGCGCACCGACACCGGAGCCGGTCCCACCCCCCAGCTGGGCAGGGGCGTCGAGGACACCTTGGATCTGCGGCTTCCCGAGGAGCTCCTCGCGCTGTTCCGGGAGGACGAGCTGACCTTCGGCTCCCCTCAGCCGGACGTCAGTCGTGTTGGTGATCTGCTGGACGCCCCCGCCGACTGGGGGCCCGTCACCACCTCGGTCGGCTCCGTCCACCTCGTCCCCGTACGCATCGAACGCGATCTGCCCCTGATCAGCCGCTGGATGAACGACCCTGCCGTGGCGGCGTTCTGGGAACTCGCGGGACCCGAATCCATCACCGCCGCCCATCTGCGCACCCAGCTCGACGGGGACGGGCGCAGCATCCCCTGTCTCGGAGTACTCAGCGGCACCCCGATGAGCTATTTCGAGATCTACCGCGCCGACCTCGACCCGCTGGCACGGCACTATCCAGCCCGTCCTCATGACACCGGTATCCATCTCCTCATCGGCAACGTCGCCGACCGCGGCCGCGGTGTCGGCTCCACCCTCCTCAGAGCCGTCGCCGACCTCGTTCTCGACAATCGCCCCCGCTGTGCACGTGTCATCGCAGAACCCCACCTGCGCAACACCCCCTCCGTCTCAGCCTTCCTGAGCGCCGGCTTCCGCTTCTCCGCCGAAGTCGACCTCCCTGACAAGCGAGCCGCCCTCATGGTCCGCGACCGCGCCCTTCGCAGACTGTTGTGACCGATCCGCTGCCTTACATACACCGCTCGACCCGCATCGGTTCCACTCGAGGAGTCCCCGTGCCGAAGTCCCCTGCCACCCCTGACTCCGCACAGCCGACGGCGGTCCCGTTCACCCCGCCCGGACTGAACTCGCAGGCCTGGAACCGGGCGGCCGGCCGCCTCCTCGCCAAGACGCTCGGCGAGTTCTCTTACGAAGAGATCATCGAGCCGGTCCCGGGCGAGGACGGCCGGTACAGCCTCGCGCTCGACGACGCCGGCACACTGTCCTTCCGGGCCCGGCGCGGTGCGTACGGAAGCTGGCGCGTCGACCCCGACTCCATCGAGTACGAAGGCAGGCGCTTCAGCGACCCGCTCGCCTTCCTCGCCCGGGCGCGCCGTCTCCTCGCCCTCGACGGAGCCACCCTCGGCCATCTGCTGCGAGAGCTGACCACCACCCTCGCCTCCGACACCAGGCTCGATCACACCGCGCTGACCGCGGCCGAGCTCGCGGAGCTCGGCTATGCCGAACTCGAAGGCCACCAGACCGGCCACCCCTGGATCGTTCTCAACAAGGGCCGCATCGGTTTCTCCGCCACCGACACCGCCCTGTGGGCGCCCGAGGCCCGCCGACCCGCCCGGCTGCCGTGGATCGCGGTCAGCTCCACCCTCGCCGCCTACCGCGGAGTGCCTGCGCTCGCCGCCCCCGAGGACCTTTACGCCCGCGAACTGGACGCCCCCGTACGGGAGTCCTTCACAGCCGCGCTGTGCGCCAGAGGCCTCGACCCCGCCACGTACCTCTTCCTGCCCGTACACCCCTGGCAGTGGGACGAGGTGCTCCTGCCCCTCTTCGCTCCCGCCATCGCCCAGGGCAACATCGTCCTGCTCCCCACCGACGGCGATCGGCGGCTGCCGCAGCAGTCCATCCGTACGTTCGCGAACCTGGACCGCACCGACCGGCACACCGTCAAGCTTCCGCTGTCGATCCTCAACACCCTGGTCTGGCGCGGACTGCCCACCGAACGCACCCTTGCCGCTCCCGCCGTCACCTCCTGGGTGCACGGACTGTGCGACGCGGACCCCTTCCTGCGCGACGAGTGCGGTGTGATCTTGCTCGGCGAGGTCGCCTCGGTCACCGTCGAGCACCCCCTCTACGACCACCTCCCTGAGGTGCCGTACCAGTACAAGGAACTCCTCGGCGCGATCTGGCGCGAGCCGCTCCACGCCCGGCTCGCCCCCGGCGAGCGGGCCCGTACCCTCGCCTCGCTCCTCCACACCGATCCGCGGGGCCGCTCCTTCACCGCGGAGCTGGTCGAGCGCTCCGGGCTCGCCCCCACCGTCTGGCTCCAGCGACTCTTCTCCGCGTTGCTGCCTCCGCTGCTGCGTTTCCTCTACCGCTACGGCACCGTCTTCTCCCCGCACGGCGAGAACGCCATCGTCGTCTACGACGAGCAGGATGTTCCGGTACGTCTCGCGATCAAGGATTTCGTCGACGATGTGAACGTCAGCGCCCGGCCGCTGCCCGAACACGACTCGATGCCCGAGGACGTACGGCGGACCCTCCTTACCGAGGAGCCCGCTTTCCTCACTCAGTTCATCCACTCCGGGCTCTTCGTGGGTGTGTTCCGCTTTCTCGCACCGCTCTGCGAGGAGCAGCTGGGCGTATCGGAAGTGCGGTTCTACTCGCTCGTACGGGCGGAGATCCTGCGGCACCAGGCGCGCTTCCCGGAGCTCAAGGAGCGCTACGAGATGTTCGACCTGCTCACGCCGCGTATCGAGCGCCTCTGCCTCAACCGGAACCGGCTCCACCTGGACGGCTACCGCGACCGTCCCCACCGCCCCCACGCCGCGGTCCATGGCACCGTCCCGAACCCGCTGAGCGCCTCCTGATGACCGGACGCGTGATCGCGTTGTCAGTGGCGCCCCGTAGGGTGGTCGGGCTATGACGAAGCCATCCCTCCCCGAGCTCCTCCACGCCGCTGTCACCGCCGTCGGCGGCGTGGAACGGCCAGGCCAGGTCACCATGGCCGAGGCCGTCGCCGAAGCCGTCGACGACAATTCCCATCTCCTTGTGCAGGCCGGCACCGGTACCGGAAAGTCCCTCGGCTATCTGGTGCCCGCTCTGGCACACGGGGAGCGAGTCGTCGTGGCCACGGCCACCCTGGCCCTGCAGCGCCAGCTCGTGGAGCGTGACCTTCCGCGCACGGTCGACGCGCTGCACCCGTTGCTTCGGCGCCGGCCCGAGTTCGCCATGCTCAAGGGGCGTTCCAACTACCTCTGTCTGCACCGCTTGCACGAGGGCGTACCGCAGGAAGAGGAGGACGGGCTCTTCGACCAGTTCGAGGCCGCCACGCCCACCAGCAAGCTGGGCAAGGACCTGCTGCGGATGCGCGACTGGGCCGACGAGACCGAGACCGGAGACCGCGACGACCTCACACCCGGGGTCTCCGACCGGGCCTGGGGACAGCTCTCCGTCTCCTCTCGGGAGTGCCTGGGCGCCACAAAGTGCGCGTACGGCGCCGAGTGCTTCGCCGAGGCCGCCCGCGAGCGCGCCAAGCTCGCCGATGTCGTCGTCACCAACCACGCGCTCCTCGCGATCGACGCGATCGAGGGTGCTCCTGTGCTCCCTCAGCACGAAGTGCTGATCGTGGACGAGGCCCATGAGCTGGTCTCCCGGGTGACCGGAGTCGCCACCGGCGAGCTCACTCCCGGGCAGGTCAATCGCGCTGTGCGCCGCTCCGCCAAGCTGGTCAACGAGAAGGCCGCGGACTCCCTCCAGACCGCGTCCGAGACCTTCGAGCGGGTGATGGAGCTCGCGCTCCCCGGCCGTCTCGAGGAGATCCCCGAGGATCTCGGGTACGCCCTGATGGCGCTGCGCGACGCGGCGCGAACGGTCATCTCGGCCCTCGGCTCCACCCGCGACAAGTCGGTCCAGGATGAGGACGCCGTGCGCAAGCAGGCGCTCGCCGCCGTCGAGAACATCCATGGCGTCGCCGAACGCATCACCCAGGGCTCCGAGTACGACGTCGTCTGGTACGAGCGGCACGACCGTTTTGGCGCCTCCCTGCGGGTGGCTCCGCTCTCCGTCTCCGGGCTGCTGCGAGAGAAGCTCTTCGCCGACCGATCGGTGGTGCTGACCTCGGCCACCCTCAAGCTGGGCGGTGATTTCAACGGTGTCGGAGCCTCGCTGGGACTCGCCCCCGAAGGAACCGAGGGCGAGGACGTTCCGCAGTGGAAGGGGCTCGATGTCGGCTCGCCCTTCGACTATCCGAAGCAGGGCATCCTGTACGTCGCACGCCATCTGGCGACGCCCGGCCGCGAAGGCTCGCGGGACGACATGATGGACGAGCTCGCCGAGCTGGTGGAGGCGGCCGGCGGCCGTACCCTCGGTCTCTTCTCCTCCATGCGGGGCGCCCAGGCGGCGGCGGAGGAGCTGCGCGGCAGACTCGACAAGCCGATCCTGCTCCAGGGCGAGGAGACCCTCGGCGAACTGATCAAGGCGTTCTCAGCGGACCCCGAGACCTGCCTGTTCGGAACGCTTTCGCTCTGGCAGGGCGTCGATGTGCCGGGTGCGGGCTGTCAGCTGGTGGTGATGGACCGTATCCCGTTCCCGCGCCCCGATGATCCGCTGATGAGCGCCCGGCAGAAGGCGGTGGAGCAGGGTGGCGGCAACGGCTTCATGGCTGTCGCCGCGACGCATGCGGCGCTGCTGATGGCTCAGGGCGCGGGCCGTCTCGTACGTGCCACGGGCGACCGGGGTGTCGTCGCGGTACTCGACCCGCGGCTGGCCAATGCCCGGTACGGCAGCTATCTGCGCGCCTCGTTGCCGGACTTCTGGTACACCACGGACCGCGGTCAGGCGCGTCGCTCGCTGGCAGCGATCGACGCCGCAGCCAAGGCGGACGGCAAGTAGCTCCCCCGACGGTGCAGGGCAGTCCTGCACGGGACTGCGGTCGCCTGCAGTCCCGCACACGCCGGCGCCGGCTTGGCGGGACGCGGGCACAGCAGGGCCCCGGGACCGGCGCAGTGGGTCCCGGGGCCCGGTCAGAGCCGGCAGGTCTGTCACACCCGCCGAAGCACCGCCACCACCTTGCCGAGGATCGTCGCCTCGTCACCGGGGATGGGCTGGTATGCGGCGTTGTGCGGGAGCAGCCACACATGGCCGTTCTCGCGCTTGAACCGCTTGACCGTGGCTTCGCCGTCCAGCATCGCGGCCACGATGTCCCCGTTCTCCGCGACCGGCTGGCGGCGTACCGTCACCCAGTCCCCGTCGCAGATCGCGGCCTCGATCATCGAGTCACCGACGACCTTCAGCACGAACAACTCGCCGTCCCCCACGAGCTGGCGGGGGAGCGGGAAGACGTCCTCGACGGATTCCTCGGCGAGGATCGGGCCGCCGGCCGCGATCCGGCCGACCAGCGGAACGTACGACGCGGCGGGCTTGCCTGTCGTGTCCGTCGGCTGACTGCTGGGCTGGTCGGAGCCGCGAACCTCGTACGCCCTGGGCCGGTGCGGGTCCCTGCGCAGGAAGCCCTTGCGCTCCAGCGCCATCAGCTGATGGGCCACGGAGGAGGTGCTGGACAGCCCTACGGCCTGGCCGATCTCGCGCATCGACGGCGGGTACCCCCGCCGCTGCACGGAATCCCGGATCACCTCGATGACACGCCGCTGCCGATCCGTGAGACCAGAGCTGTCGGCCCGGATCCCTGGAGGTCGGCCGGGCAGCGAACGCGTGGGCTTGGGGCCCTCCGGGGTCGTGGCTGCGTCATTCATGGCATGCACCGGCTCGAATCGGTTCTGGGAGCGGTCCTGGGCAGTGATGGTGGCACTGTCTGCGGTGGTGGTCACGTCGGCCCCTCTCGAATGGTCTCCCTAGCTGGACAACGGTAGTGGGTTTCGAAAGGTTGCGCCAAACACACGTTCGAGTGAAAAATCGCAGATTGCCTGACGTGGGCGTCTGGCTGGGTGTATGTGCGAACGAGCGGTCCGCGAGGCAATTCCGGCCGTTACGGTAACCTCACCGCCGGGGCGGTGAGGCGGGGTGATTCCAGTCTGGCACCCGGCGGCCCGGAATCCGCGGAGCCGCGCGTTTCCCGTACCCTCGTGCCCGGTCCCGTGCCGCCCCGAAGTCGCCGAGAGGCGGCCCGAGAAGGGGCTCGTGCGCCGCCGTCGCGGCGTACCCGCGGCACTGCCGCCGCGTTCTCGCCGTGCTCCGCCGCGCGACACGCGCTGCGAGTGGAAAAGTGCGACCAAACCCCAGATCTAGTGGTTGGATTGTGTCAGCCGCCCAGAAGTTGTGGTCCCCGGTGCTCCAAGACCGCGGCCATCGCCTATGCTTGGGGCTGCTTCGAAGGGCTTCGACCGCCTGTCGAGGCTATTCAGTCGTGCTGTGAAGGAGGGGTGGGAGCCATGCACTGTCCCTTCTGCAGGCACCCCGACAGTCGTGTCGTCGACAGCCGTACCACCGACGACGGAACGTCGATCCGGCGACGCCGGCAGTGCCCCGACTGCTCCCGCCGTTTTACGACGGTGGAAACCGCCTCACTGATGGTGATCAAGCGCAGCGGTGTGACGGAGCCCTTCAGTCGTACCAAGGTCATCTCCGGCGTGCGCAAGGCGTGCCAGGGGCGGCCGGTCACCGAGGACGCCCTCGCCAAGCTCGGCCAGCGGGTCGAGGAAGCGGTGCGCGCCACCGGCAGTGCCGAGCTGACCACCCACGACGTGGGTCTGGCCATACTCGGCCCCCTGCAGGAACTCGATCTTGTCGCGTACCTGCGCTTCGCGTCCGTGTACCGGGCTTTCGACTCACTCGAAGACTTCGAGGCCGCCATCGCGGAGCTCCGCGTGGAACGGCCTCCCACTGAGGAATGCGGGACCGGCGAGACCCTCGAGGTCCCCGTGCCCGCCACCGCCGCCGACTGAGCAGTACCGGCTGACCGGCTCGGGCCCGCGGAATCGGCCCACTGAGCGGCAGCAGAGCGGCAAAAGACCTGTCACGGGCGCTGTCTGCGCCCGGGGCATCGGACACACATGTGCCACGGGAAGATCTGGGCACTTCAGGGCGTTTTTGCCCATGTATGGGAGGCGGCATGACAGAGACGACGAGCGGCCCGGCACGAGGTTCCCGCGCCAAGGGATCCAAGGCGAGCAAGGGTCTGCGTATCGAGCGAATCCACACCACCCCCGGCGTACATCCGTACGACGAGGTTGTCTGGGAGCGCCGTGACGTCGTCATGACCAATTGGCGCGACGGCTCGGTCAATTTCGAGCAGCGTGGCGTCGAGTTCCCCGACTTCTGGTCAGTGAACGCGGTCAACATCGTCACCAGCAAGTACTTCCGCGGGGCCGTCGGCACCCCGCAGCGCGAGACCGGTCTGAGGCAGCTGATCGACCGGATCGTGAGGACGTACCGGAAGGCGGGCGAGGACTACAACTACTTCGCGACTCCCGCCGACGCCGAGATCTTCGAGCACGAGCTGGCGTACGCCCTCCTGCACCAGATCTTCAGCTTCAACTCGCCGGTGTGGTTCAACGTCGGCACGCCCCAGCCGCAGCAGGTCTCCGCCTGCTTCATCCTGTCCGTCGACGACTCCATGGAGTCGATCCTCGACTGGTACAAGGAAGAGGGCATGATCTTCAAGGGCGGCTCCGGCGCCGGCCTGAACCTGTCCCGGATCCGCTCCTCCAAGGAGCTGCTCTCCTCCGGCGGAAACGCCTC
The Streptomyces lunaelactis genome window above contains:
- a CDS encoding IucA/IucC family protein, with product MNPTPVPDVPEADGRPTTYHRGQGEMCGPLTAEAATVPRQQTGGLGEQLTSSAGSPPGARSAQLLDHPDPYRAADAAAVENLLRCWVRENSLPEPDGATLRIPLSASGTALLVPVRYWSATGWHRFGLPALEGGQQDAPGADAVTVAALLGREAGQSEGAELVGRVADSVRRTAEFITDRRARPTPAPEADLFLTAEQSLLFGHPLHPTPKSREGLSEAEVGLYSPELYGSFPLHWMAVDRSVLATDSAWTEQGRTLPAEQLTARLCGDLQLPDHTVPLPLHPWQARELKHRPAVAALLDAGLLHDLGPYGERWHPTSSVRTVHRPGAPAMLKLSLGVRITNSRRENLRKELHRGVEVHRLLRTGLADQWRAAHPGFDIVRDPAWLAVDTADGEPVPGLDVMLRHNPFGLGDDAVCIAGLTALRPWPGRAVMHSRLADTVERLSAHTGRPTGAVAAEWFLRYLDHVVRPVLWLDATAGIALEAHQQNTLVILDPDGWPVGGRYRDNQGYYFRESHRAELEHRLPGISTVSDTFVSDDVTDERFAYYLGINNVLGLIGAFGSQHLADERVLIAAFRQFLAANTGLGSPLPGQLLEAATLRSKANLLTRLHGLDELVGPVDTQSVYVTITNPLRP
- a CDS encoding GNAT family N-acetyltransferase, which codes for MPPTDARTDTGAGPTPQLGRGVEDTLDLRLPEELLALFREDELTFGSPQPDVSRVGDLLDAPADWGPVTTSVGSVHLVPVRIERDLPLISRWMNDPAVAAFWELAGPESITAAHLRTQLDGDGRSIPCLGVLSGTPMSYFEIYRADLDPLARHYPARPHDTGIHLLIGNVADRGRGVGSTLLRAVADLVLDNRPRCARVIAEPHLRNTPSVSAFLSAGFRFSAEVDLPDKRAALMVRDRALRRLL
- a CDS encoding IucA/IucC family protein is translated as MPKSPATPDSAQPTAVPFTPPGLNSQAWNRAAGRLLAKTLGEFSYEEIIEPVPGEDGRYSLALDDAGTLSFRARRGAYGSWRVDPDSIEYEGRRFSDPLAFLARARRLLALDGATLGHLLRELTTTLASDTRLDHTALTAAELAELGYAELEGHQTGHPWIVLNKGRIGFSATDTALWAPEARRPARLPWIAVSSTLAAYRGVPALAAPEDLYARELDAPVRESFTAALCARGLDPATYLFLPVHPWQWDEVLLPLFAPAIAQGNIVLLPTDGDRRLPQQSIRTFANLDRTDRHTVKLPLSILNTLVWRGLPTERTLAAPAVTSWVHGLCDADPFLRDECGVILLGEVASVTVEHPLYDHLPEVPYQYKELLGAIWREPLHARLAPGERARTLASLLHTDPRGRSFTAELVERSGLAPTVWLQRLFSALLPPLLRFLYRYGTVFSPHGENAIVVYDEQDVPVRLAIKDFVDDVNVSARPLPEHDSMPEDVRRTLLTEEPAFLTQFIHSGLFVGVFRFLAPLCEEQLGVSEVRFYSLVRAEILRHQARFPELKERYEMFDLLTPRIERLCLNRNRLHLDGYRDRPHRPHAAVHGTVPNPLSAS
- a CDS encoding ATP-dependent DNA helicase yields the protein MTKPSLPELLHAAVTAVGGVERPGQVTMAEAVAEAVDDNSHLLVQAGTGTGKSLGYLVPALAHGERVVVATATLALQRQLVERDLPRTVDALHPLLRRRPEFAMLKGRSNYLCLHRLHEGVPQEEEDGLFDQFEAATPTSKLGKDLLRMRDWADETETGDRDDLTPGVSDRAWGQLSVSSRECLGATKCAYGAECFAEAARERAKLADVVVTNHALLAIDAIEGAPVLPQHEVLIVDEAHELVSRVTGVATGELTPGQVNRAVRRSAKLVNEKAADSLQTASETFERVMELALPGRLEEIPEDLGYALMALRDAARTVISALGSTRDKSVQDEDAVRKQALAAVENIHGVAERITQGSEYDVVWYERHDRFGASLRVAPLSVSGLLREKLFADRSVVLTSATLKLGGDFNGVGASLGLAPEGTEGEDVPQWKGLDVGSPFDYPKQGILYVARHLATPGREGSRDDMMDELAELVEAAGGRTLGLFSSMRGAQAAAEELRGRLDKPILLQGEETLGELIKAFSADPETCLFGTLSLWQGVDVPGAGCQLVVMDRIPFPRPDDPLMSARQKAVEQGGGNGFMAVAATHAALLMAQGAGRLVRATGDRGVVAVLDPRLANARYGSYLRASLPDFWYTTDRGQARRSLAAIDAAAKADGK
- the lexA gene encoding transcriptional repressor LexA, producing the protein MTTTADSATITAQDRSQNRFEPVHAMNDAATTPEGPKPTRSLPGRPPGIRADSSGLTDRQRRVIEVIRDSVQRRGYPPSMREIGQAVGLSSTSSVAHQLMALERKGFLRRDPHRPRAYEVRGSDQPSSQPTDTTGKPAASYVPLVGRIAAGGPILAEESVEDVFPLPRQLVGDGELFVLKVVGDSMIEAAICDGDWVTVRRQPVAENGDIVAAMLDGEATVKRFKRENGHVWLLPHNAAYQPIPGDEATILGKVVAVLRRV
- the nrdR gene encoding transcriptional regulator NrdR, which gives rise to MHCPFCRHPDSRVVDSRTTDDGTSIRRRRQCPDCSRRFTTVETASLMVIKRSGVTEPFSRTKVISGVRKACQGRPVTEDALAKLGQRVEEAVRATGSAELTTHDVGLAILGPLQELDLVAYLRFASVYRAFDSLEDFEAAIAELRVERPPTEECGTGETLEVPVPATAAD